The genomic window TTTTCTATTTCATTGCATTATTTCTTCAATCtatttacaaaaataacattACACCTTAAAATGTATGATCGATTGatttaaagtaacaaaaatattaactGTCCCTgctatatttttgtatttgttatatgaattttcttataaaaaaaataacaataaattgaatatatttaaaatgaaaattattgtGTTGTGATCATTACTTCATGTGTAAttagattttcatttccttattttccATTAAATGTCGAATTCCCTgaccatttatattattttaataagttgtgaatttatattttcaaaatatcatttaaatacaagtattttataataaattatattgaGGCTTCTAGGAGCATTAATCACCCAATCTGCTTTTATTGCACATATATatctatcaataaaaaaaagcGAGAAAAATTACCTACACAATTGTTTTAGGTCTTATCAAATGGTCTTGCATGTCCAAAAACCAAAAATGTGTAGACACCTTTTCATGATCTATACTTCTGAGATTGTTTTTCTGTAATCAACATCAAATATGCGCAATAAGAAAGAAGTAACAAATTCTACAGAGGTTTGAATGTAGGCTTCGAAATTCACAATTAGACATTTTGATATAACAACAGACACCAAAGTTTAAACaagtataaaaaattaaatatacatcTTTGAAATTTGACCAAATTGACCAATTGAGGTCTGAGAAGACCTTCTAAATATAACAAGACTAAACAACGAAGTTACAGCCCTAAGAGACAGAAACATATTTGCATAGTTTGATTTAATTCTGTTCAGTGGTGTTCATAGAGATAAAAGTATGAAGCTCATAGACAATGTATGGAGGATTCAATGTGTCTTTTTTATACTTTCTGATGAAAAATAGCAAGTGTTgtttacatgtatcatgtgtcttcttatgttctattttaatgTATAATAGCAACACAGtgtgttttcaaaaatatatactcAAAACcatcatttggttttttttctaggGTTTTAAGATTCATTTCAGGATGCATAGATTATTCTCTTCAAAATGACCACAAAAAAAGTACAGGAATAAAAAGCActgattatttattaaaaacattatCATGATTCATGTAAACATTTTTGACAATACTGAGAAATgatcctacatatatatatatataaacataactccattacacatgttacaagttaGCAAACATGTACACTTGTGAAATATTTTGCAGTTTATATAATAAGAGCATGGCATTGTTCAATTCAAAGCTACATGTGCCTTTTGATAGCATTTCACACAATATAACAATTTTGATTCATATTTGGTTCACCTATTCAAACAACTTGGCTAGCTTGTCTTTAATTGTACAATGAATGTCGGACGACCATTCTGCTTTCccaaatgaaaaaaagattgtGTTGATGTGAACGCTGTCTGTATATGGCTTGTCATGGGAAACGATCCATGTTTTCAAGCCCTTAGCTGTCTTCTTTAAGTAAGTTATGTCCACCTTTGTGTTCCAAACACTTGTTACCTTTGCATAATCGCAACTGTTTTTACCACGGGCAATACAAACAGTGTCCTGAATATGAAATGTTACACCAGAAGAATTCTTGAAGACTTTAACCCTTGTTGTGACAGAAGATGAAGTTGATGCTGGTGATGATATGATATCTTGTGGATTTAATGACTTAGTTGTTTCTGGTGACCCAACAGCTTCAGGTGAGCTCAACGTGACGGGTTGACCTGGAGAAGATCTACTTGAAGAAGAATTCACTGGAGATGAATTTACTGGAGACGAACGGACTGCAGACAGATTGACTGAAGATGAATGGACTGGTGATGAACGGACTGCAGACGGACTGACTGGAGATGCAGGGTCTGGAGATGAACGGACTGGAGATGCACGGTCTGGAGATGAACGAACTGGAGATGAACGGACTGGAGAAGAACGGTCTGGAGATGAACGAACTGGAGATGAGCGGACTGGAGAAGAACGGTCTGGAGATGAAAGGACTGGAGATGAATGGACTGGAGAAGATTTTCTTGGTTGCTTGGTATTTGTTGGTGGTGTTTCAATTGGGTAAGTTAAGTTTCTTTTTACAGCTATAGATTGGCATTTTTTAACACTGACACCATTGGCTTCAGCAATCTGTCTAAATAAAAGTTAAGTTCATAAGTAAAGTTTTGCATTTCAGTTCATTAATATCATTTTTGTATTTCAGTTTAATATTCATGTATAATTTTCTTAACTCAAGTTGAAAACTCATTGGTAAGtcttatttttaaatacagaaaaagatTTTACAGGTGACATCAATCCATTGTTTGTACTTATTCGGGCCAATAATTCCATTACAGCACaagaaaatctttaaaattaatatttacatCTGTTTTCATATAAAGAATAATATGTTTGAATTTGTAGTTGAAATGTTCTCAAAAGTATACTAATGTGCAATATGGGACTGTACGtcgacctatagttgtcaatttctgtgtctcttgtggagagttgtctcattggcagtcataccacattttttttttaaacataaacgTCCAATTGGAGGACAGATTTCCAAATTAAAATCTTTTTGTTGTAAAGTTCCAAGTGAAGACAGAAAAGCGCCAAAAACTACTAATCATGGACTGTCACCAACAGCATAAGTGAGAATTGTCAGAAAAAGATTGAACTCTAATAAcagtaaaaacattttaaaatttcagaaTGGGTTTGATTGGTGTTTCTCAAATTATCtcacaaaaaatctaaaaaaaagtacTACTTTTTCAATCAATCAAGGACTTTTAAATATCCGAACAGCCAAAGTGAATGCCCCCCTCCCCAGGTTAAAATTAGTCCAGTACACAATTTCTGTAAAACAATGGTGTCAATGAATCATGTCTGTTATAGTTCTTTTACATGAATTATAATTTTAGAAAGTAGACCATGAATTGAATTGGTTCATAATTTCAAGTCTGGGCCTTTTAATGCCAACTAAAAGGTTTGTTTTCACATTGTTGATCGCCATACAGTTGTCTATATTAACTTAGTGAAAAATTTTAttattggcaagcataccacatctccttttttatatttgagcaGTAAATGATTACATTGTTACACTTACAACATGTATTTTCTATGTACTGTAGAATTTAACATTGGTAGCATGAATACCCAAAAGGAAAAATTGCCTTGaaataacaatatttatatttcttaatagaaattatgtaatttataaaaaaaaaaaagcaagaaaagttatatttattttaatttttctgacAGTCAAGGACCATAACTCATGAATATTAAAAGTGAAAACAGTGCAGACCAATGCCTACCAAGACCTATAGCtaataaacacatttaaatcAGATTGATTTACATGTACAAGGACATTACAACTCACAGTACTAATAAATAATTAAGATTAGGCACATAACAGAGACCTGGAGAATTTGATTATTAATTTAAGCGAACACAGTTCaattttgaaccaacttgaaaacaagttaaaaaaatataaaaagttaaggTACACAATTCAGATTCATCATATTAAATTGGTCAAGACAAACATTTTatctaaaagttttataaaatgcttgtttttttattCCCTTATTTCTAAATAGTTAGgatcataacccccaaaatcaaatGCAAccttcctttgtagtatggaaccttgtggtacaatttcataatGATCCATTTACTTAAAAACTTTTCTTAATATGACAGAAATTTTTATGTGGTCCAAAAAATGGAAAGATTTATCAGTTTCTcttttaaggtagatagggtgtcttcctccatcttggatatGGAAATTCAAGAAAACAaagtctagatctttaataaaatgtgcaaatttttagagaaGTAGATAATTCAGGTGTAAGAACTTttatttcaatatagaaaatgacatgttttattatacttatggttgtattttacaaaaaaaagaacacttttgtttgaataaattTTTTCCAACTTTTCCACTTAAGGGGAGGTACCGCAAATTCAAGGGtagataattcagattaaggtaactttacaatagaatgtgttagaaatttacctattttataaagtagcaagaaaacgggtccggtGGCCCcactttttcttttcttaactgaaagcattTTATTTTAGCTATCTTTTCATAAGATATATATCTCAAAATTATATGGTGTAGTTTATGCTTCATTgcggaaaattgggttttccatgcataatctatacaaaatctgtcagcttcatattttttttttatttttgaaaaaaaaacattatataatataaaCTACATTGTGGCAaagtattaaaaaattctatggattaaaatttagacaccccatctaccttcaGCTTGGTTAATTTGAattcagtacatgtatataatacttACTTGGTTTTCTGGTAACTTTGTTGGTTATAAATTCTTTTCTTTACTCTTTGTTTCACCTTATCTCTTGTTGTTGGAGTATGTTGGAGGCCACTTAAAAAGCTAACAATGCAGGTAACGGCAGATTCAAACCCTTTATCTGATGTGCTGTTGAACTTGTTATCTTTAACTACTCTGTTAATTTCTGCCTGTgaaatgaaatttagaaaagaTTGTTTAATTTGGAAATTATTTAAATTCATGAAAATCAATCCATATTTtgtattaattaaaataaataagaatGGGTCCCAAGTACATGGAATccccactggcactatcattttctatgttcagtggactgtgaaattaggttaaaaactctaatttggcattaaggaacatgtgtactaagtgtcaagtggattgaacttcaacttcatcaaaaactttattgACCAAATATTCTAACCTGaaactttcaaaatcattttctatgttcagtgggctgtaaaattggggtaaacAAGAATAAGTCCATAGttcacagatgccccactcacactatcatttgactgtgaaattgggtaaaaaatctaatttgtcattaaaattagaaagatcataccatatggaacatgtgtactaagtttaaagttgaatgaacttcaacttcatcaaaaacaaccttgaccaaaaagggttaacctgaaacttccactttcattttctttgttcagttgaCTTTGAActtggggtcaaaagtcttattttgctttaaaattagaaagatcatatcataaggaacatgtgtactaagtttggaGTTGATTAgacttctatcgtaggtgggtcataaaaatctaatttggcattaaaattagaaagttcctaccatagggaacatgtacaatacaaaacaaaaaagtttcatgtggattagacttcaacttcatcaaaaaataccttttgactaaaaacttaaacctgaagcaggacgaacgaaGGGATGAGTGAACGAATGAACCCACAGACCAAAAAACAGAATGCACCTCTACTATCATAAGGTGGacataaaaatgtacatgtatttacaataCTGATTTTTAATAGAAAGCATCCCTCTTAAACTTAAATACACATCTTTTTCTTATTGCAATAATTTATAACAAGAGCATAAATTTTAATGTGATGAAGCCTGCTAAGGT from Mytilus galloprovincialis chromosome 5, xbMytGall1.hap1.1, whole genome shotgun sequence includes these protein-coding regions:
- the LOC143075312 gene encoding uncharacterized protein LOC143075312 — encoded protein: MDYNASNNLPSYPYMNNYNHQHSYHTTFQQNPQNQLPNHVPNQPTVRCTLNCKCCSKFLLTGKACSCHQDKVSIGTQTDSLQANFQKEDYFKPKTSAYQFLQAEINRVVKDNKFNSTSDKGFESAVTCIVSFLSGLQHTPTTRDKVKQRVKKRIYNQQSYQKTKQIAEANGVSVKKCQSIAVKRNLTYPIETPPTNTKQPRKSSPVHSSPVLSSPDRSSPVRSSPVRSSPDRSSPVRSSPVRSSPDRASPVRSSPDPASPVSPSAVRSSPVHSSSVNLSAVRSSPVNSSPVNSSSSRSSPGQPVTLSSPEAVGSPETTKSLNPQDIISSPASTSSSVTTRVKVFKNSSGVTFHIQDTVCIARGKNSCDYAKVTSVWNTKVDITYLKKTAKGLKTWIVSHDKPYTDSVHINTIFFSFGKAEWSSDIHCTIKDKLAKLFE